A single region of the Capra hircus breed San Clemente chromosome X unlocalized genomic scaffold, ASM170441v1, whole genome shotgun sequence genome encodes:
- the GPR174 gene encoding probable G-protein coupled receptor 174: MTANDTCYEINRDNTDFRYFIYAVTYTVILVPGLIGNILALWVFYGYMKETKRAVIFMINLAIADLLQVLSLPLRIFYYLNHDWPFGSGLCMFCFYLKYVNMYASIYFLVCISVRRFWFLLYPFRFHDCKQKYDLYISISGWLIICLACLLFPLLRRNDDTPSHRTKCFVDLPTRNVNLAQSVVMMTIGELIGFITPLLIVLFCTWKTVLSLQDKYPVAQDLGEKKKALKMILTCAGVFLICFAPYHFSFPLDFLVKSNEIKSCLARRVILIFHSVALCLASLNSCLDPIIYYFTTDEFRRRLSRQDLHDNVKLHAKSLVSNHTTSILSTELC, translated from the coding sequence ATGACTGCTAATGACACATGTTATGAGATCAATAGAGACAATACAGATTTCCGATACTTCATCTATGCTGTGACATACACTGTCATTCTTGTGCCAGGTCTCATAGGGAACATATTAGCCTTGTGGGTATTTTATGGTTATATGAAAGAAACCAAACGGGCTGTGATATTCATGATAAACCTGGCCATTGCTGACTTACTACAAGTCCTCTCCTTGCCCCTGAGGATCTTTTACTATTTGAATCATGACTGGCCATTCGGGTCTGGCCTCTGCATGTTTTGTTTCTATCTGAAGTATGTCAACATGTATGCAAGCATCTACTTCTTGGTCTGCATCAGTGTGCGAAGATTTTGGTTTCTCCTGTACCCCTTTCGCTTCCATGACTGCAAACAGAAGTATGACCTATACATCAGCATTTCTGGCTGGTTGATAATCTGCCTTGCCTGTCTGCTATTTCCtctcctcagaagaaatgatgaCACCCCTAGCCACAGAACCAAATGCTTTGTGGATCTTCCTACCAGGAATGTCAATCTAGCTCAGTCTGTTGTCATGATGACCATTGGCGAGTTGATTGGGTTTATCACTCCTCTTCTGATCGTCCTGTTTTGCACCTGGAAAACAGTTTTATCATTGCAAGATAAATATCCTGTTGCACAAGAccttggagagaaaaagaaagccttgAAGATGATTCTAACCTGTGCaggagttttcctaatttgctttgCACCTTATCACTTCAGTTTTCCTTTAGATTTCCTGGTCAAGtccaatgaaattaaaagctgcctAGCCAGAAGGGTGATTCTAATATTTCATTCTGTTGCCTTGTGTCTTGCTAGTCTGAATTCCTGCCTTGACCCAATCATATACTACTTTACCACTGATGAGTTCAGAAGACGGCTTTCAAGGCAAGATTTGCATGATAATGTAAAACTCCATGCAAAATCACTTGTGAGCAACCATACCACATCTATCTTGTCAACTGAattatgttaa